Proteins co-encoded in one Osmerus mordax isolate fOsmMor3 chromosome 11, fOsmMor3.pri, whole genome shotgun sequence genomic window:
- the LOC136951288 gene encoding extracellular calcium-sensing receptor-like isoform X1 — MLLLVLLVVLLALGGCRGQGEEPVCRMLGSPEFPLLTKEGDVTIGGAFSIHSKITEPPLSFTDTPQPITCSIVNLREFRFAQTMIFAIEEINQSDDLLPNVSIGYRIYDNCGSTLSSMRAAMALMNGGERTSGRNCSGQSAVHAIIGESESSSTIVLSRTTGPFQIPVISHSATCECLSSRKEYPSFFRTIASDLYQSRALAQLVKHFGWTWVGAVNSDSDYGNNGMAIFLAAARVEGVCVEYTEKFDRNEPAQLLKVVEVMRRGSARVVVGFLAHVEMNNLLEQLSLQNISGLQFVGVEAWITADSLVTPTSFSVLGGSLGFAVQKADISGFAEFVIKDFWEMLFPCAGTDGGNMEAPCSGNEDLMELKGYNDDVEELRYSSNIYKAIYAVAHSLHSLLGCSSRQGCDKDVGIQPWQVVESLRRVNFTVRNGDQVWFDQTGAATARYEVVNWQQALDGAVVFRAVGYYDASLPAGQNFVLRTEDIMWPGGEKQPVSVCSERCPPGTRKAVQKGKPVCCYDCLPCAEGEISNQTDSNNCERCPGEYWSNPSRDKCVLKAVEFLSFSEVMGIVLVVFSLFGVFLTSLVAVLFLIKKDTPIVRANNSELSFLLLFSLTLCFLCSLTFIGRPSEWSCMLRHTAFGITFVLCISCVLGKTIVVLMAFRATLPGSDVMKWFGPLQQRLSVLAFTLIQVLICVLWLTISPPFPFKNMEHYNDRIILECALGSAVGFWAVLGYIGLLALLCFVLAFLARKLPDNFNEAKFITFSMLIFCAVWITFIPAYVSSPGKFTVAVEIFAILASSFALLLCIFSPKCYIIILKPELNTKKHMMGKVQSKSL; from the exons atgctgctgctggtgctgctggtggtgctgctggctctgggaggctgcagggggcagggagaggagcctgTGTGCAGGATGCTGGGGAGCCCAGAGTTCCCCCTGCTGACCAAGGAAGGAGACGTGACCATCGGAGGAGCTTTCTCCATCCACAGCAAGATCACCgagccccccctctccttcacagaCACCCCCCAGCCAATCACCTGCTCCAT AGTCAACCTCCGAGAGTTCCGCTTCGCCCAGACTATGATCTTTGCCATCGAGGAGATCAACCAGAGCGACGATCTGCTTCCCAACGTGTCCATCGGATACCGTATCTATGACAACTGTGGCTCGACGCTGTCCTCGATGCGAGCGGCCATGGCTCTGATGAACGGAGGGGAGAGGACCTCTGGACGGAACTGCTCCGGCCAATCAGCTGTCCACGCCATCATCGGGGAGTCAGAGTCCTCCTCCACTATTGTCCTGTCACGCACGACCGGACCATTCCAAATACCAGTA atCAGCCACTCTGCTACATGTGAGTGTCTGAGCAGCAGAAAGGAGTACCCCTCCTTCTTCAGGACCATCGCCAGTGACCTCTACCAGAGCAGAGCCCTGGCCCAGCTGGTGAAGCACTTCGGCTGGACCTGGGTGGGGGCGGTCAACAGCGACAGTGACTACGGCAACAACGGCATGGCCATCTTCCTGGCGGCCGCCCGGgtggagggcgtgtgtgtggagtacaCGGAGAAGTTCGACCGCAACGAGCCGGCTCAGCTGctgaaggtggtggaggtgatgcgGAGGGGCTCAGCCAGGGTAGTGGTGGGGTTCCTGGCCCACGTGGAGATGAACAACCTCCTGGAGCAGCTGAGCCTGCAGAACATCTCTGGGCTGCAGTTTGTCGGCGTGGAGGCCTGGATCACGGCCGACAGCCTGGTCACCCCCACCAGCTTCTCTGTGCTGGGCGGATCCCTGGGGTTCGCCGTTCAGAAAGCCGACATCAGCGGGTTTGCCGAGTTTGTCATCAAGGACTTCTGGGAGATGCTGTTCCCGTGCGCGGGGACGGACGGGGGCAACATGGAGGCGCCCTGCAGCGGGAACGAGGATCTGATGGAGCTGAAGGGCTATAACGACGATGTGGAGGAGCTGAGGTACTCCAGTAACATCTACAAGGCCATCTATGCCGTGGCTCATTCCCTCCACAGTCTTCTGGGCTGTTCCTCCCGACAGGGCTGTGACAAGGACGTCGGGATCCAGCCCTGGCAG GTGGTGGAGTCGCTGAGGAGGGTGAACTTCACGGTGAGGAACGGGGACCAGGTGTGGTTTGATCAGACGGGTGCTGCCACGGCCCGTTATGAGGTGGTGAACTGGCAGCAAGCTCTGGACGGGGCAGTCGTCTTCAGAGCCGTCGGTTACTACGACGCCTCGCTGCCCGCTGGACAGAACTTTGTCCTCAGGACCGAGGACATCATGTGGCCGGGAGGGGAGAAACAG cctgtgtctgtgtgcagtgagAGATGTCCCCCAGGAACTCGTAAGGCCGTGCAGAAAGGAAAGCCTGTCTGCTGCTACGACTGTCTCCCAtgtgcagagggagagatcaGCAACCAGACAg ATTCTAACAACTGCGAACGTTGTCCTGGGGAGTATTGGTCAAATCCGAGCAGAGACAAGTGTGTACTGAAAGCTGTTGAGTTTCTGTCGTTCTCTGAAGTTATGGGAATAGTTCTCGTGGTTTTTTCTCTGTTTGGGGTTTTCCTTACTTCACTAGTGGCCGTTCTGTTTTTGATTAAAAAAGATACACCCATCGTCAGGGCCAACAACTCAGAGCTCagcttcctgctcctcttctccctgactctgtgtttcctgtgttctctcacctTCATCGGCCGGCCCTCTGAGTGGTCCTGTATGCTGCGCCACACGGCgtttgggatcacctttgtcctCTGCATCTCTTGTGTTCTGGGGAAGACTATCGTGGTGCTGATGGCCTTCAGGGCCACActtccaggaagtgatgtcatgaaATGGTTTGGGCCTTTACAGCAGAGACTCAGTGTCCTGGCTTTCACTCTCATCCAGGTCCTGATCTGTGTGCTGTGGTTAAcaatctcccctcctttcccctttaAGAACATGGAACACTATAATGACAGGATCATTCTAGAATGTGCCTTAGGTTCTGCTGTGGGCTTCTGGGCTGTGCTGGGGTATATAGGACTCCTGGCTCTCTTGTGCTTTGTGCTGGCTTTCCTGGCCCGAAAGCTGCCTGATAACTTCAATGAAGCCAAGTTCATCACCTTCAGCATGTTGATattctgtgctgtgtggatcACCTTTATCCCAGCTTATGTCAGCTCTCCTGGGAAGTTCACTGTAGCTGTGGAGATCTTTGCCATCCTGGCCTCCAGTTTTGCTTTACTTCTTTGTATATTTTCCCCTAAATGTTACATTATTATACTGAAACCCGAACtaaacacaaagaaacacatgaTGGGAAAAGTGCAATCTAAGTCTCTCTGA
- the LOC136951288 gene encoding extracellular calcium-sensing receptor-like isoform X2 → MIFAIEEINQSDDLLPNVSIGYRIYDNCGSTLSSMRAAMALMNGGERTSGRNCSGQSAVHAIIGESESSSTIVLSRTTGPFQIPVISHSATCECLSSRKEYPSFFRTIASDLYQSRALAQLVKHFGWTWVGAVNSDSDYGNNGMAIFLAAARVEGVCVEYTEKFDRNEPAQLLKVVEVMRRGSARVVVGFLAHVEMNNLLEQLSLQNISGLQFVGVEAWITADSLVTPTSFSVLGGSLGFAVQKADISGFAEFVIKDFWEMLFPCAGTDGGNMEAPCSGNEDLMELKGYNDDVEELRYSSNIYKAIYAVAHSLHSLLGCSSRQGCDKDVGIQPWQVVESLRRVNFTVRNGDQVWFDQTGAATARYEVVNWQQALDGAVVFRAVGYYDASLPAGQNFVLRTEDIMWPGGEKQPVSVCSERCPPGTRKAVQKGKPVCCYDCLPCAEGEISNQTDSNNCERCPGEYWSNPSRDKCVLKAVEFLSFSEVMGIVLVVFSLFGVFLTSLVAVLFLIKKDTPIVRANNSELSFLLLFSLTLCFLCSLTFIGRPSEWSCMLRHTAFGITFVLCISCVLGKTIVVLMAFRATLPGSDVMKWFGPLQQRLSVLAFTLIQVLICVLWLTISPPFPFKNMEHYNDRIILECALGSAVGFWAVLGYIGLLALLCFVLAFLARKLPDNFNEAKFITFSMLIFCAVWITFIPAYVSSPGKFTVAVEIFAILASSFALLLCIFSPKCYIIILKPELNTKKHMMGKVQSKSL, encoded by the exons ATGATCTTTGCCATCGAGGAGATCAACCAGAGCGACGATCTGCTTCCCAACGTGTCCATCGGATACCGTATCTATGACAACTGTGGCTCGACGCTGTCCTCGATGCGAGCGGCCATGGCTCTGATGAACGGAGGGGAGAGGACCTCTGGACGGAACTGCTCCGGCCAATCAGCTGTCCACGCCATCATCGGGGAGTCAGAGTCCTCCTCCACTATTGTCCTGTCACGCACGACCGGACCATTCCAAATACCAGTA atCAGCCACTCTGCTACATGTGAGTGTCTGAGCAGCAGAAAGGAGTACCCCTCCTTCTTCAGGACCATCGCCAGTGACCTCTACCAGAGCAGAGCCCTGGCCCAGCTGGTGAAGCACTTCGGCTGGACCTGGGTGGGGGCGGTCAACAGCGACAGTGACTACGGCAACAACGGCATGGCCATCTTCCTGGCGGCCGCCCGGgtggagggcgtgtgtgtggagtacaCGGAGAAGTTCGACCGCAACGAGCCGGCTCAGCTGctgaaggtggtggaggtgatgcgGAGGGGCTCAGCCAGGGTAGTGGTGGGGTTCCTGGCCCACGTGGAGATGAACAACCTCCTGGAGCAGCTGAGCCTGCAGAACATCTCTGGGCTGCAGTTTGTCGGCGTGGAGGCCTGGATCACGGCCGACAGCCTGGTCACCCCCACCAGCTTCTCTGTGCTGGGCGGATCCCTGGGGTTCGCCGTTCAGAAAGCCGACATCAGCGGGTTTGCCGAGTTTGTCATCAAGGACTTCTGGGAGATGCTGTTCCCGTGCGCGGGGACGGACGGGGGCAACATGGAGGCGCCCTGCAGCGGGAACGAGGATCTGATGGAGCTGAAGGGCTATAACGACGATGTGGAGGAGCTGAGGTACTCCAGTAACATCTACAAGGCCATCTATGCCGTGGCTCATTCCCTCCACAGTCTTCTGGGCTGTTCCTCCCGACAGGGCTGTGACAAGGACGTCGGGATCCAGCCCTGGCAG GTGGTGGAGTCGCTGAGGAGGGTGAACTTCACGGTGAGGAACGGGGACCAGGTGTGGTTTGATCAGACGGGTGCTGCCACGGCCCGTTATGAGGTGGTGAACTGGCAGCAAGCTCTGGACGGGGCAGTCGTCTTCAGAGCCGTCGGTTACTACGACGCCTCGCTGCCCGCTGGACAGAACTTTGTCCTCAGGACCGAGGACATCATGTGGCCGGGAGGGGAGAAACAG cctgtgtctgtgtgcagtgagAGATGTCCCCCAGGAACTCGTAAGGCCGTGCAGAAAGGAAAGCCTGTCTGCTGCTACGACTGTCTCCCAtgtgcagagggagagatcaGCAACCAGACAg ATTCTAACAACTGCGAACGTTGTCCTGGGGAGTATTGGTCAAATCCGAGCAGAGACAAGTGTGTACTGAAAGCTGTTGAGTTTCTGTCGTTCTCTGAAGTTATGGGAATAGTTCTCGTGGTTTTTTCTCTGTTTGGGGTTTTCCTTACTTCACTAGTGGCCGTTCTGTTTTTGATTAAAAAAGATACACCCATCGTCAGGGCCAACAACTCAGAGCTCagcttcctgctcctcttctccctgactctgtgtttcctgtgttctctcacctTCATCGGCCGGCCCTCTGAGTGGTCCTGTATGCTGCGCCACACGGCgtttgggatcacctttgtcctCTGCATCTCTTGTGTTCTGGGGAAGACTATCGTGGTGCTGATGGCCTTCAGGGCCACActtccaggaagtgatgtcatgaaATGGTTTGGGCCTTTACAGCAGAGACTCAGTGTCCTGGCTTTCACTCTCATCCAGGTCCTGATCTGTGTGCTGTGGTTAAcaatctcccctcctttcccctttaAGAACATGGAACACTATAATGACAGGATCATTCTAGAATGTGCCTTAGGTTCTGCTGTGGGCTTCTGGGCTGTGCTGGGGTATATAGGACTCCTGGCTCTCTTGTGCTTTGTGCTGGCTTTCCTGGCCCGAAAGCTGCCTGATAACTTCAATGAAGCCAAGTTCATCACCTTCAGCATGTTGATattctgtgctgtgtggatcACCTTTATCCCAGCTTATGTCAGCTCTCCTGGGAAGTTCACTGTAGCTGTGGAGATCTTTGCCATCCTGGCCTCCAGTTTTGCTTTACTTCTTTGTATATTTTCCCCTAAATGTTACATTATTATACTGAAACCCGAACtaaacacaaagaaacacatgaTGGGAAAAGTGCAATCTAAGTCTCTCTGA